The following coding sequences lie in one Haematobia irritans isolate KBUSLIRL chromosome 3, ASM5000362v1, whole genome shotgun sequence genomic window:
- the LOC142230966 gene encoding uncharacterized protein LOC142230966, with protein sequence MGPKRRLSVAERQQRSNAATTSAKKQRPATGSTSLSPSGRKPPIKSVTTPVSGTPTKKDTAKTAEPSTSPAKKSTKAGAKDKPEITPQSPSKDSGTTTVEEKKSKEKTEEKKSTTRASSRENAKRSSSEAANESANAKIVAKDSDQKRESKDENPSSSSSTTSDSNKPQDTKKDGKHKAISKMLKNLDIKISGFDNLLPKEQNIQELGMKSSISENVKTKSRAAAVKVIATLTTPKPVKRPKVTDEEKKKTAAKSGNTQTKELAKEKEEEKIPTAPETSKKVQVQESKSEKPKESLDSNVPENKEEAEKMSDSVSKTEGEIMPLIETKKKIAAKKARMENNQKQKKSTVNKSKAQDKQEDKTNAGDNDTKDIKTKDEEEKKDIGEDKQVVDHKNEPEIECKEQEKTSPENKETPSRKKSSPKHTTTSKAEEAEKELKKDEIKEKEENKMEDEANTEKSPESQEPKEIAQNSPRKSPIPKTSLEDDLSNDTKCNKLETNIEKLIEEKEKDEILKVTIDSNTEVVQMEIEEIPIEKSQVETLQNQESDIRNDPKESKEILDANPQEESKNLSPKPIPAKIKPKVSNINQRLQPKYKVNPIKTKTPKLVTKKTQFSKIIVMTNTKTESKEGDKNDIYDFKSGSEDEDNIKMELPILKNLREFSVIEEKSSPKKTTPKKDTTKFTSLKEKLKKSDENPATSNEGEGDCDEVGGKESMEKDTITPKTTPIKQKNSENQKEISKEEISDEGKENSKNDIETPNDDVVLKEEEKKSNDEASEEEGEKKKQPPKTKKVTKQTKKVLASKLKNLSKKTIKPKNLKATKPLNPKLPKKLQLSKGSKPQKVAAKSSSSESSDSEDDKNLIVFSQKRHRMASLNALAKVQCLYENESRTAYELGLSKATLLPPKIRTLDNSDEEKDKRDESKQKEKDLDKDKAKETPSTSKSEEKPAKGKKDKKSEDPLKIEDPPTKEETEEEQPVEEPVGELKREQRNDAGGRGFGKYWEFDSDSELDEIEQMKIKRKKLQKKLQAKKERELEKERVQQQKNKEKAEEKTKEDQPIKVKRKYTKIKKPLKKVVKLATGSSDDEANSESSDKEDNAAEKEKPQKIKIPEAKKPPKKRKRILKEELIGDYKGILARKRMASLNASAIVAATYEVERHLDRNLGHLSGYETYEDEQKSPSKKIKEAKAATKDSKSAKVSTSTTTVSAVTTTTSSSTVTAPVSTTSPSKTSTVSSTTAATTTSSTDTSNTSTSIPTSAITATASSSSNEKETKATSTTTSTSITTVTMSTTPKPTAIVENPKPSAPQTPTKCEKPSNICEESNDSKYSKDTKETNTDTTTTTTSSSSGSSTTTSSTKEAKDSSRPTSSSVVIVQDTDVTITGVYVNSSAGAGQEAYCKMQYRVQSSVTEERLLRPGSAEPPPKSYTPLSALSSMLPPGATTGGSEGTPVVSPPPTTATSQTTSASSLSDTLNAAAGLYNPADLGIHTEQGPIEHHGPPPPSYAAAAAAAAAAYHAHHMSPHSGGVHHQHQYALHAHHQYQQAGAEHHGMPPPPHHYASAGHPPPPSHYGPPPGHCEAGSPPPTYRASSGYPTNAPGVSTAGGPPVGAQPPLSAGLGGSAFCSTNIHHQQQQQQQSQQQQASQQQPGSQSGNNETSGKFDVYWKMGKVNDIRFHP encoded by the exons ATGGGACCGAAAAGGCGTTTATCTGTTGCTGAGCGACAGCAACGTTCAAACGCTGCAACAACTTCGGCGAAAAAACAGCGTCCCGCCACTGGAAGTACCAGTTTGTCCCCAAGTGGTCGTAAACCACCAATAAAGTCTGTCACAACTCCAGTCTCCGGAACTCCTACAAAGAAGGACACTGCAAAGACAGCAGAACCATCAACTTCACCAGCTAAAAAATCGACTAAGGCAGGAGCAAAAGATAAACCAGAGATTACTCCTCAGTCACCAAGCAAAGATAGTGGTACTACAACGGTTGAGGAGAAAAAATCCAAAGAGAAAACAGAGGAGAAAAAGAGCACAACACGAGCTTCGTCAAGAGAAAATGCCAAACGATCTTCCTCGGAAGCTGCTAACGAGAGCGCCAATGCCAAAATAGTGGCTAAAGACTCCGATCAAAAACGAGAATCAAAAGACGAAAATCCAAGTTCAAGTTCCAGCACAACTAGCGATAGCAATAAACCGCAAGATACTAAAAAGGATGGCAAACATAAGGCAAtcagtaaaatgttgaaaaatctcgATATCAAAATAAGTGGCTTCGATAATCTACTGCCGAAAGAGCAAAACATACAAGAACTTGGCATGAAGTCATCCATATCGGAGAATGTGAAAACTAAATCTAGGGCAGCAGCAGTGAAGGTAATTGCCACTTTGACTACCCCCAAGCCAGTGAAAAGGCCAAAAGTAACGGATGAAGAGAAGAAGAAGACAGCAGCGAAATCTGGTAACACTCAAACGAAAGAGTTGGCCAAAGAAAAGGAGGAAGAGAAAATCCCAACGGCCCCAGAGACAAGTAAGAAAGTCCAAGTTCAAGAGTCAAAATCGGAAAAACCAAAAGAGAGTTTAGATTCAAATGTCCCCGAAAATAAAGAAGAAGCTGAAAAAATGTCAGATAGTGTGAGTAAAACGGAGGGAGAAATCATGCCTTTGATTGAAACGAAAAAGAAAATTGCTGCTAAAAAAGCAAGAatggaaaataatcaaaaacaaaagaaatccaCTGTGAATAAAAGCAAAGCACAAGATAAACAAGAGGACAAAACAAATGCAGGGGATAATGATACAAAAGATATTAAAACTAAGGATGAGGAAGAAAAGAAGGATATAGGTGAAGATAAGCAGGTCGTCGATCACAAAAACGAACCAGAGATTGAATGCAAGGAGCAGGAGAAAACATCTCCTGAAAATAAAGAAACTCCTTCCAGGAAGAAGTCATCACCAAAACATACAACTACTTCAAAGGCAGAAGAAGCAGAAAAAGAATTAAAGAAagatgaaataaaagaaaaggaagaaaataaaatggaagACGAAGCTAATACGGAAAAATCCCCTGAGAGTCAAGAGCCAAAAGAGATCGCTCAAAATTCCCCCAGGAAATCTCCAATTCCCAAAACGTCTTTAGAAGACGATTTGTCCAATGACACAAAGTGCAATAAACTAGaaacaaatatagaaaaattgatcGAAGAGAAAGAGAAGGACGAAATACTCAAAGTTACCATTGACTCGAATACTGAAGTTGTACAAATGGAAATTGAAGAAATTCCTATAGAGAAATCACAAGTGGAAACTCTCCAAAACCAAGAGAGTGATATTCGAAACGACCCAAAGGAATCTAAAGAGATATTAGATGCGAATCCTCAAGAAGAATCGAAAAACCTTAGTCCCAAACCTATTCCAgctaaaataaaaccaaaagttTCCAATATAAATCAAAGATTACAACCCAAGTATAAAGTGAAtcccataaaaacaaaaacacccaAGCTAGTGACCAAGAAGACACAGTTCTCGAAAATAATTGTGATGACAAATACCAAGACGGAGTCGAAGGAGGGCGACAAGAATGATATCTATGATTTCAAATCGGGATCAGAGGATGAGGATAATATTAAAATGGAATTgccaatattgaaaaatttaagagaattctcTGTAATAGAAGAAAAATCGAGTCCCAAGAAGACAACTCCCAAAAAGGACACTACGAAATTCACATCGCTCAAAGAGAAATTAaagaaatcggatgaaaatcccGCAACCTCCAACGAAGGTGAGGGCGATTGTGATGAGGTGGGTGGAAAGGAGTCAATGGAAAAGGATACAATAACTCCTAAGACCACACCCATTAAGCAAAAGAATTCCGAAAATCAAAAGGAAATTTCCAAAGAAGAGATTTCCGATGAAGGCAAAGAGAATTCCAAGAATGATATAGAGACTCCTAACGATGATGTTGTCCTTAAGGAAGAAGAAAAGAAGTCCAATGATGAAGCTAGCGAAGAGGAGGGTGAGAAAAAGAAACAACCTCCAAAAACCAAAAAGgttacaaaacaaacaaaaaaagttctgGCCTCTAAACTGAAGAATCTCTCTAAGAAAACCATAAAACCCAAGAATCTCAAAGCTACAAAGCCACTCAACCCCAAACTCCCCAAGAAACTTCAACTGAGCAAAGGTTCCAAACCACAAAAAGTGGCTGCAAAATCTTCCTCCTCTGAGAGTAGTGATTCGGAggatgataaaaatttaatagtctTCAGTCAGAAGAGACACCGCATGGCTTCTCTCAATGCCTTGGCCAAAGTCCAATGTCTATACGAAAATGAATCACGCACAGCCTATGAATTGGGTCTTTCGAAGGCCACTCTATTACCTCCTAAGATTCGAACTCTGGATAATAGCGATGAGGAGAAAGACAAACGTGATGAATCAAAGCAAAAAGAGAAAGATCTCGACAAAGATAAAGCTAAGGAGACGCCCAGTACTTCGAAGTCGGAAGAGAAACCGGCTAAAGGAAAGAAGGATAAAAAATCCGAAGATCCTTTGAAAATCGAAGATCCTCCAACCAAAGAAGAAACAGAAGAAGAACAACCTGTCGAAGAACCTGTGGGCGAACTCAAAAGAGAGCAACGTAACGATGCTGGAGGTCGAGGTTTTGGCAAATACTGGGAATTCGATAGCGATAGTGAATTAGATGAAATAGAGCAAATGAAAATCAAAAGAAAGAAACTACAAAAGAAATTGCAAGCTAAGAAGGAACGTGAATTGGAAAAGGAACGAGTACAGCAACAAAAGAATAAGGAAAAAGCCGAAGAAAAGACCAAGGAAGATCAACCGATTAAGGTGAAACggaaatataccaaaattaaGAAACCTTTGAAAAAGGTGGTCAAGCTTGCCACTGGCTCCTCTGATGATGAAGCcaattcggaatcttccgataaAGAGGACAACGCTGCCGAGAAGGAAAAACCTCAGAAGATTAAAATTCCCGAAGCCAAAAAGCCTCCTAAAAAACGTAAACgtatactgaaagaagagttaatAGGTGATTACAAGGGCATATTGGCCCGTAAACGAATGGCTAGTCTGAATGCTAGTGCTATAGTGGCTGCCACTTATGAAGTGGAAAGGCATTTGGATAGAAATCTGGGACATTTGAGTGGTTATGAAACCTATGAAGATGAGCAAAAATCTCCAAGCAAAAAGATCAAGGAGGCCAAGGCTGCCACCAAGGATTCGAAATCAGCAAAAGTGTCGACTTCAACAACAACAGTTTCTGCTGTGACGACGACCACGTCATCGTCTACAGTTACCGCTCCAGTGTCTACAACGTCTCCAAGCAAGACCAGTACAGTTTCATCAACAACTGCTGCAACCACCACCAGCTCAACAGACACGAGTAACACCTCGACCTCCATACCAACATCTGCAATAACAGCAACAGCATCTTCCTCCTCCAATGAAAAGGAAACGAAAGCCACCTCCACTACAACTTCCACTTCTATAACTACTGTTACTATGTCCACTACACCAAAACCCACGGCAATTGTCGAAAATCCCAAGCCCTCAGCACCTCAGACacccactaaatgtgaaaaaccCTCCAACATTTGTGAGGAAAGTAACGATTCCAAATATTCCAAAGATACCAAAGAGACAAACACAGACACCACAACCACTACCACATCGAGTTCATCGGGTAGCAGTACCACCACAAGCAGCACAAAAGAGGCCAAAGATTCTAGTCGCCCCACCTCGTCTAGTGTGGTTATTGTCCAAGATACCGATGTTACCATTACCGGAGTCTATGTCAATTCCAGTGCTGGTGCTGGTCAAGAGGCCTATTGCAAAATGCAATATCGTGTTCAATCGAGTGTCACCGAGGAGCGTTTGTTGAGACCAGGTTCTGCAGAGCCACCACCCAAATCCTATACTCCGTTGAGTGCTTTGTCGAGTATGTTGCCGCCGGGTGCCACGACAGGTGGAAGTGAAG GCACTCCTGTTGTTTCACCACCTCCAACAACGGCAACATCACAAACGACTTCGGCATCTTCTTTGTCCGATACGCTCAATGCTGCCGCGGGTCTTTATAATCCTGCCGATTTGGGGATACATACCGAACAAGGCCCCATAGAGCATCATGGTCCTCCGCCACCATCATATGCTGCagcggcagcagcagcagcggcTGCCTATCATGCTCATCATATGTCACCACATAGTGGTGGTGTCCATCATCAGCATCAATATGCTCTTCATGCTCATCATCAATATCAGCAGGCGGGTGCTGAACATCATGGCATGCCACCACCCCCACATCACTATGCCAGTGCTGGTCATCCACCGCCACCTTCACACTATGGACCACCACCAGGTCATTGTGAGGCTGGATCACCACCTCCTACATATCGCGCCAGCAGTGGTTATCCTACAAATGCACCTGGGGTTTCGACAGCTGGTGGACCACCAGTGGGCGCACAGCCGCCATTGTCGGCCGGATTGGGTGGTAGCGCTTTCTGTTCCACAAATATacatcatcaacaacaacagcagcaacaatcgCAGCAACAACAAGCATCACAACAACAGCCAGGATCTCAGAGTGGAAATAATGAAACAAGTGGTAAGTTCGATGTTTATTGGAAAATGGGCAAAGTGAATGATATTCGTTTTCATCCATAA